In Pirellulales bacterium, a single genomic region encodes these proteins:
- a CDS encoding AAA family ATPase: protein MYESFYRLSARPFSAVVDPLRYFPAASIDAARQAITRCIERSEGMAVVIGSAGSGKSMLCERLATELRPMVQVVTVVAGGITSRRGLYQALLRGLGLPYRLGEGELRLSLEDHLRHGAEPQRGQVFLIDEAQSLATPLLEELRIVSSMAPQVRMVLFGGHELEERLASPKLESLSQRLAVRSYLQPFDKLETHDYLAARLAACGVKIESLFDADAISRVQFATEGVPRLINQLCDHALLLGFAGGRRRIPAAGIDEAWADLQQLPTPMGAGIAIQSRSEPAADVIEFGSLDDEDAPFTPAVEAVAARPAPDPLEQQTVLEPADMACQQLARIEAHLGRLEAEFDPSQQAPVSPAASGIVFEQEEVVVDRYAKLEQAANQRRRDRTSPPSNAPARQARPELLTVAHDHEEEAAIEDIDSDLIVIEDDPPSVPIRTAVNRPAARRQEYGQLFAKLRRG, encoded by the coding sequence ATGTATGAATCGTTTTACCGCCTGTCGGCCCGCCCCTTCTCCGCGGTTGTCGATCCGCTGCGTTATTTTCCGGCTGCTTCGATCGACGCGGCTCGCCAAGCGATCACACGGTGCATCGAGCGGTCGGAAGGTATGGCAGTGGTGATCGGTTCGGCCGGCTCGGGCAAGAGCATGCTTTGCGAGCGGCTCGCCACCGAACTGCGACCCATGGTCCAGGTGGTGACGGTCGTCGCTGGCGGCATCACAAGTCGCCGCGGACTCTATCAGGCATTGCTCAGAGGACTCGGATTGCCGTATCGGCTCGGCGAAGGGGAGCTACGGCTGTCACTTGAAGACCATCTCAGACATGGCGCCGAACCGCAGCGCGGCCAGGTCTTCTTGATCGACGAAGCGCAGTCGCTCGCCACGCCGCTGTTGGAAGAGTTGCGCATCGTATCGAGCATGGCGCCGCAGGTGAGAATGGTCCTCTTTGGCGGGCACGAACTCGAAGAGCGCTTGGCCAGCCCCAAACTCGAATCGCTCAGCCAGCGGCTCGCGGTGCGCTCGTATTTGCAACCGTTCGACAAGCTGGAAACTCACGACTATCTGGCCGCGAGGCTTGCCGCCTGCGGAGTCAAAATCGAGTCGTTGTTCGATGCCGATGCCATCTCCCGAGTGCAGTTTGCCACCGAGGGGGTGCCACGGTTGATCAATCAGCTTTGCGACCATGCGCTGTTGCTCGGCTTTGCCGGCGGCCGCAGGCGCATCCCGGCGGCCGGTATCGACGAGGCCTGGGCCGACCTGCAGCAACTTCCCACGCCCATGGGCGCCGGCATCGCGATCCAATCGCGTAGCGAACCCGCTGCGGACGTAATCGAATTCGGATCGCTCGACGACGAAGATGCGCCGTTCACGCCTGCTGTCGAAGCGGTCGCCGCGCGCCCCGCGCCCGACCCGCTCGAACAGCAGACAGTGCTCGAACCGGCCGACATGGCGTGCCAGCAACTCGCCCGCATCGAGGCGCATCTCGGTCGTCTGGAGGCCGAGTTCGATCCCTCCCAGCAGGCCCCGGTCAGTCCCGCGGCCTCTGGCATAGTCTTTGAACAAGAGGAGGTGGTGGTCGATCGCTATGCCAAGCTAGAGCAAGCAGCCAACCAACGGCGCCGCGACCGAACCTCGCCGCCGTCGAACGCTCCCGCCAGGCAGGCTCGACCCGAACTCCTGACGGTTGCCCACGACCACGAGGAGGAAGCCGCAATCGAGGATATCGACTCCGATCTGATCGTGATCGAGGACGACCCCCCTTCGGTGCCGATTCGCACGGCGGTCAACCGCCCTGCTGCCCGCCGCCAGGAGTATGGCCAGCTATTCGCCAAGCTGCGCCGCGGTTAG
- a CDS encoding phosphoribosylanthranilate isomerase, whose amino-acid sequence MFEIKICGITTVQDALAAAEAGADAIGLNFFPGSSRWVDEQTASAIVRALPADVMKVGVFVNSTDRLVLDIYDQIGLDLIQLHGDEPPEYLGALGNRPTLKAFRCAEDGLAPALEYLERCRELGRMPEMVLMDAFRPGHYGGTGATINWLTLVDHQSNREMPPLVLAGGLRAETVAEAIAMVEPLAVDTASGVESSPGHKDPALIAAFVSAARQAFDRLTETRRP is encoded by the coding sequence GTGTTTGAAATCAAGATCTGCGGCATTACGACGGTTCAAGACGCGCTGGCTGCGGCAGAGGCGGGCGCGGACGCAATCGGCTTGAACTTCTTTCCCGGCAGCTCGCGGTGGGTCGACGAACAAACGGCGAGCGCCATCGTGCGTGCGCTGCCCGCAGATGTGATGAAAGTAGGGGTCTTCGTCAATTCCACGGATCGATTGGTCTTGGATATCTATGACCAAATTGGTCTGGATTTGATTCAGCTTCATGGCGATGAGCCGCCCGAGTATTTGGGCGCGCTCGGCAATCGCCCCACGTTGAAGGCATTTCGCTGCGCCGAGGACGGCCTGGCTCCGGCGCTTGAGTATCTCGAACGTTGCCGCGAGCTGGGCCGTATGCCCGAGATGGTGTTGATGGACGCCTTTCGACCTGGTCACTACGGGGGCACTGGCGCGACCATCAATTGGCTGACGCTCGTGGACCACCAGTCGAATCGCGAGATGCCGCCCTTGGTGTTGGCGGGAGGCTTGCGGGCAGAGACGGTTGCGGAGGCCATTGCGATGGTGGAGCCACTGGCGGTCGACACTGCCAGCGGCGTCGAGAGCAGTCCGGGTCACAAGGACCCGGCATTGATCGCCGCCTTTGTAAGCGCCGCGCGGCAGGCTTTTGACCGATTGACCGAGACACGGCGTCCATAG
- the ahcY gene encoding adenosylhomocysteinase → MAQVETKLPYKVADLSLADWGRKEIRLAENEMPGLMALRAKYGRSKPLKGARIAGCLHMTIQTAVLIETLIELGAEVTWSSCNIFSTQDHAAAGIAAAGIPVYAWKGETNEEFDWCIEQTLFFPDGQPLNMILDDGGDLTAMVHQKYPELLGGIRGLSEETTTGVHRLYQMHARGELRVPAININDSVTKSKFDNLYGCRESLADGIKRATDVMVAGKVVVVCGYGDVGKGSAHSMKSLGARVLITEVDPINALQAAMEGYEVTTMEDAASRGQIFVTSTGCRDIIMGSHMEKMPNDAIVCNIGHFDLEIDIAWLNGRKDIKKEEIKPQVDRYTFPDGHSILVLAEGRLVNLGCATGHPSFVMSCSFTNQVLAQIALWNETDQYPVGVHVLPKQLDEEVARLHLDKLGVKLTKLTKAQADYLGIPIEGPYKPEHYRY, encoded by the coding sequence GTGGCCCAGGTCGAGACCAAATTGCCGTATAAGGTCGCCGATCTCTCGCTCGCCGACTGGGGGCGCAAAGAGATTCGGCTCGCCGAGAACGAAATGCCTGGCCTCATGGCGCTGCGAGCGAAATATGGCCGCAGCAAGCCGCTCAAGGGGGCGAGAATCGCCGGCTGCCTGCACATGACCATCCAGACCGCGGTGCTGATCGAGACGTTGATCGAACTGGGAGCGGAAGTCACCTGGAGCAGTTGCAATATCTTCTCCACGCAAGACCATGCGGCTGCTGGCATCGCGGCTGCTGGCATTCCGGTGTATGCGTGGAAGGGGGAGACGAACGAGGAGTTCGACTGGTGCATTGAGCAGACGCTGTTCTTTCCCGATGGCCAGCCGCTAAACATGATCTTGGACGACGGCGGCGACCTGACCGCCATGGTGCATCAGAAGTATCCCGAACTGCTGGGGGGAATCCGCGGGTTGTCGGAAGAGACGACCACCGGCGTGCATCGCCTTTACCAGATGCATGCGCGTGGCGAATTGCGGGTGCCGGCGATCAACATCAACGACTCGGTCACCAAGAGCAAGTTTGACAACCTCTATGGTTGCCGCGAATCGCTGGCCGACGGCATCAAGCGGGCCACCGACGTGATGGTGGCGGGCAAGGTTGTGGTCGTTTGCGGCTACGGCGACGTGGGCAAAGGCTCGGCCCATTCGATGAAATCGCTGGGCGCACGCGTGCTGATCACCGAGGTCGATCCCATCAACGCCTTACAGGCGGCGATGGAGGGGTACGAGGTGACGACCATGGAGGACGCCGCATCGCGAGGCCAGATCTTCGTGACCTCAACCGGATGCCGCGACATTATCATGGGATCGCACATGGAGAAGATGCCCAACGATGCGATCGTGTGCAACATTGGACACTTCGATCTGGAGATCGACATCGCCTGGCTGAACGGGCGAAAGGACATCAAGAAGGAAGAGATCAAGCCGCAGGTCGACCGGTACACCTTCCCCGACGGCCACTCGATCCTTGTGTTGGCCGAGGGGCGGCTGGTGAACCTCGGTTGCGCCACCGGGCACCCGTCATTTGTCATGTCGTGCTCGTTCACCAATCAGGTGCTGGCACAGATTGCGCTGTGGAATGAGACCGACCAGTACCCAGTTGGCGTGCATGTGCTGCCTAAGCAACTCGATGAGGAAGTGGCGCGGCTACACCTGGACAAGCTAGGCGTAAAGCTCACCAAGCTCACGAAAGCGCAAGCTGACTATCTGGGAATACCGATCGAGGGGCCGTATAAGCCGGAGCATTACCGCTACTAG